The Cryptomeria japonica chromosome 9, Sugi_1.0, whole genome shotgun sequence DNA segment TAACTTCTGGAATCTATTTGTCCTTGCTAGTTGCAGGCTCGTTGAAATGCAGAAGAGAAGTTCCACATTTTGGGCAGCTCATAGCATGTTTTGGGAGCATGTAATACATAAGACAACTTTGACAGCCTGCTGCAACCAACACAGTTGTATCCTGGCTGCTGCTGCCAGCTTCTTCCTCTCTTTCACAAACCTGATGCATTTCGCTTGCTTCCTTTTGAGATCTTTCCGAACCGCTAGACTCTTCATCCGTAGAATCAAAATCTTCTGATTCTGAATAATAAAAAGGACTTGAGGGCTTCACAATTCCAGGACTGTTTGGTGTCATGTCCTCCGAAACTAGCACCTTTTCTGACATCCTCAAAAGTTTCTTAGAATGGCTTTTAGTCCTCCTGCGAGCGCTCGAGTCATAGAAGTGGAGTTCTCCTGTCTATCATCACATGATAAAGCTTAAACATTTCCACAAGAAAATATTTTCTGCTAAGCAAAAATAAAGACAGCTAAAATATAGTGTAATGGGTACCTTTAGGTCCAAGAATTGCTCCCGTTGAGGAGATAAGTCTGACATGGATTCAGGCTCCAAGGGGTCCTTATGTGAGGAATTCTGATTGTGCCGCTGAATGGTGATATCATCTTTGGCATGAAAGCAGGCTTCCTCCTTGATGGATGCCTGGGATGGAGACAGAGATCCGTGATTGATAGACAAAGCCTTAAAACAATGCTCCAATGCGCAGCACGTACCAGGAGTCGCCATTCTGCCTCTGCCCATTAAAAGCCAAAAAGTCTCGAGTTCCAATCTCAGAAAAGATCAGAACACCCACCGCAAAACGGAAACTTGTATGTTAAAAAACATTGTAAACCTAGTCCTCCATGAAATTCAAACCCGGTTCCACGTGGGTGTCTCGTTAaagctcttttctctctctgcttCACAATCTAGACCCCAAACAGCAATAACAACACATAAATGGATTTGAATTGAATCTTAAATGAAAGAGATGTCTTTAGGGTGCCTAATTTTCTGCGTTTCATAAAGTCACATACAAACACAAACAGGTAAGAAGGGAGGGTTGTGACTTGTCGTGCAATTAGGCTTGCAAAATATCATCGGA contains these protein-coding regions:
- the LOC131066944 gene encoding protein CURLY FLAG LEAF 2; amino-acid sequence: MGRGRMATPGTCCALEHCFKALSINHGSLSPSQASIKEEACFHAKDDITIQRHNQNSSHKDPLEPESMSDLSPQREQFLDLKTGELHFYDSSARRRTKSHSKKLLRMSEKVLVSEDMTPNSPGIVKPSSPFYYSESEDFDSTDEESSGSERSQKEASEMHQVCEREEEAGSSSQDTTVLVAAGCQSCLMYYMLPKHAMSCPKCGTSLLHFNEPATSKDK